In Chiroxiphia lanceolata isolate bChiLan1 chromosome 2, bChiLan1.pri, whole genome shotgun sequence, a single genomic region encodes these proteins:
- the RFXAP gene encoding regulatory factor X-associated protein — MPVHPRGKPPQTTKGAAPPLQPPPRPVPQHGWGTCAARAAPARWGRGEDGASIRGSARSGRGAPRGCSAAAHAPTFASSSSSSSSPPQQQQLALLLMQPCGGGEAAAGTAGVALQPVSSADGPLPPSSSGGFMVLYGLGGPGGAEAREEEAEAEAAGGESTASLEELEEEEAEAGAAAASSGEAAAGGECKSCTYQGCSETTTQVVKQRKPWMCKRHRNKIYKDKYKRKKSDQALGGGGAAATAGGGSRAEDSVEGSVPVTKQRTGSIGDRPARPTLLEQVLNKKRLSLLRSPEVVQFLQKQQQLLSQQALEQRQQQFQGAPG; from the exons ATGCCGGTGCACCCTCGAGGCAAGCCCCCTCAGACCACCAAAGGGGCGGCGCCGCCATTACAGCCGCCCCCGCGCCCCGTCCCTCAGCACGGTTGGGGCACATGCGCGGCGCGCGCGGCGCCTGCGCGCTGGGGGCGCGGCGAGGACGGGGCGAGCATTCGGGGCTCCGCGCGGTCGGGCAGGGGCGCCCCGCGGGGCTGCTCCGCCGCCGCTCACGCCCCCACTTTcgcctcttcctcctcctcctcctcctcgccgccgcagcagcagcagctggcgCTGCTTCTGATGCAGCCGTGCGgcggcggggaggcggcggctgGGACGGCGGGGGTGGCGCTGCAGCCGGTGTCGAGCGCCGACGGGCCGCTGCCGCCCTCCTCTAGCGGCGGCTTCATGGTGCTGTACGGGCTGGGAGGCCCCGGCGGGGCCGAGGCGAGGGAGGAGGAGGCCGAGGCCGAGGCGGCGGGCGGCGAGAGCACGGCCAgcttggaggagctggaggaggaggaggcggaggcgggggcggcggcggcttcGAGCggcgaggcggcggcgggcggcgagTGCAAGAGCTGCACGTACCAGGGCTGCAGCGAGACCACCACGCAGGTGGTGAAGCAGCGCAAGCCCTGGATGTGCAAGCGGCACCGCAACAAGATCTACAAGGACAAGTACAAGCGCAAGAAGAGCGACCAGGCCctggggggcggcggggcggcggcgacCGCCGGGGGAGGCTCCCGGGCCGAG GATAGTGTTGAAGGTTCAGTTCCTGTTACAAAGCAGAGAACAGGATCCATTGGAGATCGCCCAGCAAGACCTACTCTTTTAGAACAAGTATTGAATAAAAAAAGGCTG tccCTACTCAGAAGCCCAGAAGTAGTGCAGTTTCtacaaaaacaacagcaactgCTAAGTCAACAAGCTTTGGAACAAAGGCAACAACAGTTTCAAGGAGCCCCTGGGTAA